Proteins encoded in a region of the Spirochaeta lutea genome:
- the corA gene encoding magnesium/cobalt transporter CorA — translation MKKRRFTSITGYYKKKAGLPPGTLVPETGTEAPAGGYSGPSIRLVRYSRESWQIQIVEPSARGVEEVIQAVKAADQKAVVWVHIAGNLPDVLFQHLGNELGIDALTLEDIASNHQRPKIEFSPGHAYMAFAAIGYNGQEFIRDQGDFILGKDYLLSFSNGFGLPAGVASGMDRGNSQGGPPGRGDSGSGDVDELNLAVPFEDWTVPVLERIQSGRGFVRQNGPDYLCYAMLDTVVDRYFGALEQWEQGNEELEDRLLFQNHGGREGSEGSEIQILRSQKDAINQLRRIIWPTREVLTEVLKNESKAFFPTAQRFFKDVFDHLLILQDMLETMRDSMSDLMTLHLSVVSNRLNQIMKVLTILSAIFIPITFVAGVYGMNFQFMPELSRPWAYPVVLGSMAGLAGGLVVYFKRKGWF, via the coding sequence GTGAAGAAGCGGCGATTCACATCCATCACCGGTTACTACAAGAAGAAGGCCGGCCTCCCTCCCGGCACCCTGGTGCCTGAGACCGGGACGGAGGCCCCGGCCGGGGGATACTCGGGGCCGAGTATCCGGTTGGTGCGGTATTCCCGGGAATCCTGGCAGATCCAGATTGTGGAGCCCTCTGCCCGGGGGGTGGAGGAGGTTATCCAGGCTGTGAAGGCCGCAGATCAGAAGGCTGTGGTCTGGGTGCATATTGCCGGGAATTTACCCGATGTGCTGTTCCAGCATCTGGGCAACGAGCTGGGCATTGATGCCCTGACCCTGGAGGATATCGCCTCCAACCACCAGCGCCCAAAGATCGAGTTTTCACCTGGTCATGCCTATATGGCTTTTGCTGCCATCGGATATAACGGTCAGGAATTTATCAGAGATCAAGGCGATTTTATTCTTGGGAAGGACTACCTGCTCAGTTTTTCCAACGGGTTCGGATTGCCTGCAGGGGTTGCATCTGGGATGGATAGGGGGAATTCCCAGGGAGGCCCGCCGGGGAGGGGGGATTCAGGGTCTGGGGATGTGGATGAGCTGAACCTGGCGGTTCCCTTCGAGGATTGGACCGTTCCGGTACTGGAGCGTATCCAGTCCGGACGGGGGTTTGTGCGCCAGAACGGCCCGGATTACCTCTGTTATGCGATGTTGGATACGGTAGTGGACCGGTATTTCGGGGCTCTGGAGCAATGGGAGCAGGGAAATGAGGAGCTGGAGGACCGGTTGCTGTTCCAAAACCACGGGGGACGTGAAGGATCTGAGGGTTCGGAAATCCAGATTCTGCGGTCCCAGAAGGACGCCATTAACCAGCTGAGACGGATCATCTGGCCTACCCGGGAGGTGCTGACCGAGGTGCTGAAGAACGAGAGTAAGGCATTTTTTCCCACCGCCCAGCGGTTTTTTAAGGATGTCTTCGACCACCTGTTGATTCTCCAGGATATGTTGGAGACCATGCGGGATTCTATGAGCGATTTGATGACCCTGCATCTATCTGTGGTGTCTAACAGGCTGAATCAGATTATGAAGGTGTTGACCATTCTCTCTGCCATTTTTATTCCTATCACCTTCGTGGCGGGGGTGTACGGGATGAACTTCCAGTTCATGCCCGAGCTTAGCCGGCCCTGGGCGTATCCCGTGGTTCTGGGGAGTATGGCAGGCCTTGCCGGGGGACTGGTGGTGTACTTTAAGCGGAAGGGTTGGTTCTGA
- the metK gene encoding methionine adenosyltransferase — protein sequence MNNPKSYVFTSESVSEGHPDKVADQISDAVLDACLEKDPASRVACETYTTTGMVLIGGEITTETYVDIQEIARGVAKDVGYTHAEYGLDYESMAVLNVIHAQSPDISQGVSGTGLFKGEQGAGDQGMMFGFACTETPQLMPAPITYSHAILSRAAELRKSSQIPWLRPDSKSQVSIRYEGYTPRAIEAVVVSHQHNPEVSREEIESTLIEQVIRPVLEPTGLLTPETKFYINPTGRFVIGGPHGDAGLTGRKIIVDTYGGMGRHGGGAFSGKDPSKVDRSAAYMGRYVAKNIVAAGLAQRAEVQLSYAIGVPFPISVMVDTFGTGEAPEERIAQAVRKVFDLSPAGIIRSLDLLRPIYRATSTYGHFGRDQFSWEQTDKAAELTRAVG from the coding sequence ATGAATAATCCTAAGTCCTATGTATTTACCTCAGAATCCGTTTCCGAGGGCCATCCGGATAAGGTGGCCGACCAGATAAGCGATGCGGTTCTTGATGCTTGTTTAGAGAAGGATCCGGCCAGCCGGGTTGCCTGCGAGACCTATACGACCACCGGAATGGTGCTTATCGGAGGCGAGATTACCACCGAGACCTACGTGGATATTCAGGAGATTGCTCGGGGGGTGGCCAAGGATGTGGGCTATACCCATGCGGAGTACGGTCTGGATTATGAATCCATGGCGGTGCTCAATGTGATTCATGCCCAGAGCCCGGATATCAGCCAGGGGGTCAGCGGCACCGGATTGTTCAAGGGTGAGCAGGGTGCGGGTGACCAGGGGATGATGTTTGGCTTCGCATGCACCGAGACGCCCCAGCTGATGCCCGCGCCGATTACCTACAGCCACGCCATTTTGTCCCGGGCTGCGGAGTTACGGAAGTCGAGCCAGATCCCCTGGCTGCGCCCGGATAGCAAGAGTCAGGTTTCTATCCGCTACGAGGGCTACACTCCCAGGGCCATTGAGGCTGTGGTGGTGAGCCATCAGCACAACCCCGAGGTGAGCCGGGAAGAGATCGAGAGCACCCTGATCGAACAGGTTATTCGGCCGGTGTTGGAGCCCACGGGGCTTCTTACTCCGGAGACTAAATTCTACATCAATCCAACCGGCAGATTTGTGATCGGTGGGCCCCACGGCGATGCGGGTCTGACGGGCCGGAAGATTATTGTGGATACCTACGGCGGTATGGGGCGCCACGGCGGCGGGGCCTTCAGCGGGAAGGACCCCAGTAAGGTGGACCGCAGCGCGGCCTACATGGGGCGCTATGTGGCCAAGAACATTGTGGCTGCCGGGCTTGCCCAGCGCGCCGAGGTGCAGCTCAGTTACGCCATCGGGGTTCCGTTTCCGATCAGCGTGATGGTGGATACCTTCGGAACCGGTGAGGCTCCCGAGGAGCGGATCGCCCAGGCGGTACGGAAGGTGTTTGATCTGAGTCCTGCCGGGATAATCCGGAGCCTGGATCTCCTGCGGCCCATCTACCGTGCCACCAGCACCTACGGACATTTCGGCCGGGATCAGTTTTCCTGGGAGCAAACCGACAAGGCGGCAGAGTTGACCCGGGCTGTGGGGTAG
- the metF gene encoding methylenetetrahydrofolate reductase [NAD(P)H], whose protein sequence is MAERTEQTEGTERLEESKSPDTRGTSDSRGTSDSRGTSDSRGASDSRGGPGPVHKPANIVQLFQGCTEEGKTPFSFEFFPPKTPAGWEKLYATITQLLPLRPAYVSVTYGAGGGTRDNTHELVRRLNDQGVPVVAHLTCEGSSEPEIREILETYDREGIHNILALKGDVPMDRRTPGPSFEYAADLVSYIRRRFPHFGIGVAGFPEGHPDCPNRLQEMDYLKAKVDAGADYVVTQLFFDNRDFYDFRDRAELAGIQVPIIAGIMPITTRKGMARMAELAGGARFPAKLLKAVGRAADEQGVARVGAHWATEQISDLLANHVAGVHLYTLNTSTSSLEILKNLGLTSYSIKSDV, encoded by the coding sequence ATGGCAGAACGAACGGAACAGACTGAAGGTACAGAACGATTAGAAGAGTCAAAATCCCCGGACACCCGGGGCACTTCGGACTCCCGGGGCACTTCGGACTCCCGGGGCACTTCGGACTCCCGGGGAGCTTCGGACTCCCGGGGCGGCCCGGGCCCGGTCCATAAACCCGCAAACATTGTACAGCTCTTCCAAGGCTGCACCGAGGAGGGAAAAACCCCCTTCAGCTTCGAGTTTTTTCCCCCGAAAACCCCGGCAGGCTGGGAGAAGCTCTACGCCACCATTACCCAGCTGCTGCCCCTGCGTCCTGCCTACGTTTCCGTGACCTACGGCGCCGGGGGCGGAACCCGGGACAATACCCATGAGCTGGTTCGGCGGCTGAACGACCAGGGGGTTCCCGTGGTCGCCCACCTAACCTGCGAAGGCAGCAGCGAGCCTGAAATCCGGGAAATCCTGGAAACCTACGATCGGGAGGGGATTCACAACATCCTGGCCCTGAAGGGTGATGTGCCCATGGACCGCCGGACCCCGGGACCGAGTTTCGAGTATGCCGCCGACCTGGTGAGCTACATCCGCCGCCGCTTTCCCCACTTCGGCATCGGCGTAGCAGGCTTTCCCGAGGGACACCCCGACTGCCCCAACCGCCTCCAGGAAATGGATTACCTCAAGGCCAAGGTGGATGCCGGGGCTGACTACGTGGTAACCCAGCTGTTTTTTGACAACCGCGACTTCTACGATTTCCGGGACCGGGCGGAGCTGGCGGGCATCCAGGTGCCCATTATTGCCGGTATTATGCCCATAACCACCCGGAAGGGTATGGCCCGGATGGCCGAGCTCGCCGGGGGAGCCCGGTTCCCTGCCAAGCTGCTCAAGGCTGTCGGCCGGGCGGCAGACGAGCAGGGGGTTGCCCGGGTCGGCGCCCACTGGGCCACGGAGCAGATATCCGACCTTCTGGCAAACCATGTGGCAGGGGTGCATCTATACACCCTCAATACCAGCACATCTTCCCTGGAAATCCTGAAAAACCTGGGTCTGACGAGCTATTCTATTAAAAGCGATGTGTAG
- a CDS encoding M30 family zinc metallopeptidase, with translation MCRTPQPRGASPTPLSGGVFAGFLLLLLVLLAGCKPAMDPSRVEPLSADSLTFTYQPQKTTEILSVDLGSTPRDLYLVYSNTYPIAQAPPKVVSSSWGDSHAPASSRSGENSLNSGPPSPAPSRPRAIRGFPGQHAWRQDHPLPPPRAPVPSGASSRALSRSFAAESVGTATLAYTSYNGSSISLTLRLQKDVTTAFGTKRVNLWVDDAQWDGSGTGPVSLDTLEALQEAFLQDGQDNDIYDWLTAIFGEEYGGTGYVDYIAPQDTVDILLFDIDGDEHPVVGDGRMVGYYWAKDQHLDEAALRIYGRESHKRVIFVLDSWLAASPDPYWQKEVISTLAHEFQHMINFYQRYITLGQADAVWFDEMLAMAAEDLVADKLGVNGPRGVAFDDPGPGPAENYSGRLIDFNTATDAQVTKWWSNEPEDYENLIQAYGVAYAFGAYLGRNYGGAGFFAGLYDRNSTGIQAITEEIQASGYGEVTPGTLLGRWGAAVVLSDRLSPGELITYNRGTSWNSTTLEGMQYNLGSINLFNYYRGSDYWNTVTGPNLNNYSPDKNLKPESNTYHRIASGVTGRQEITLEIPNPQWTTLTLVAR, from the coding sequence ATGTGTAGAACACCACAGCCCCGGGGAGCTTCCCCGACACCCCTTTCTGGCGGGGTTTTTGCCGGTTTCCTTCTGCTACTCCTGGTGCTGCTGGCCGGCTGTAAGCCTGCCATGGACCCCAGCCGGGTGGAGCCCCTCTCGGCGGACAGCCTGACCTTTACGTACCAGCCCCAAAAAACCACCGAGATCCTTAGCGTAGACCTGGGTTCAACTCCCCGGGACCTCTACCTGGTGTATTCCAACACCTACCCTATAGCCCAGGCCCCTCCCAAGGTTGTTTCTTCTTCTTGGGGTGATTCCCATGCCCCCGCCTCTTCCCGGTCCGGGGAAAACAGCCTGAACTCCGGTCCTCCTTCTCCCGCGCCGAGCCGCCCCCGGGCCATCCGTGGCTTTCCGGGCCAACACGCCTGGCGCCAGGACCACCCCCTTCCTCCCCCCAGGGCTCCCGTTCCCTCCGGGGCCTCAAGCCGGGCGCTGAGCAGGAGCTTTGCGGCTGAATCGGTGGGGACCGCAACCCTGGCCTACACCTCCTATAACGGCAGCAGCATATCCCTGACCCTGCGCCTCCAGAAGGATGTAACCACGGCCTTCGGCACCAAGCGGGTGAACCTCTGGGTAGATGATGCCCAGTGGGACGGCTCCGGGACCGGCCCGGTGAGCCTAGACACCCTGGAGGCCTTACAGGAAGCCTTTCTCCAGGATGGGCAAGATAACGATATCTACGACTGGCTGACGGCCATCTTCGGGGAGGAGTACGGAGGGACAGGGTATGTTGACTATATAGCCCCGCAGGATACCGTTGATATTCTGCTCTTTGATATTGATGGAGATGAACACCCCGTGGTTGGAGACGGCCGTATGGTGGGCTACTATTGGGCCAAGGATCAGCACCTTGATGAAGCTGCATTACGGATATACGGAAGAGAAAGCCACAAACGGGTAATCTTTGTGCTGGATTCCTGGCTTGCCGCCTCCCCCGACCCGTATTGGCAAAAGGAGGTCATCTCCACCCTGGCCCACGAGTTCCAGCACATGATCAACTTTTACCAGCGGTATATTACGCTCGGGCAAGCCGATGCGGTTTGGTTTGACGAGATGCTCGCCATGGCCGCCGAGGATCTGGTGGCCGATAAGCTCGGGGTGAACGGACCCCGGGGAGTGGCCTTCGACGACCCCGGCCCCGGCCCGGCTGAGAATTACAGCGGGCGTCTAATAGACTTTAATACCGCCACGGACGCCCAGGTAACAAAGTGGTGGTCAAATGAGCCAGAAGATTATGAGAACCTTATCCAAGCCTACGGGGTTGCCTATGCCTTCGGTGCCTACCTGGGGCGCAACTACGGGGGAGCGGGGTTCTTTGCGGGATTATACGACCGGAACTCCACAGGTATCCAGGCCATTACCGAGGAGATTCAGGCCTCGGGGTACGGGGAGGTGACCCCGGGAACCCTCCTGGGCCGCTGGGGCGCTGCGGTGGTGCTTTCGGATAGGCTAAGCCCCGGGGAGCTGATCACCTACAACCGGGGAACTAGTTGGAACAGCACCACCCTGGAGGGAATGCAGTACAACCTGGGTTCCATAAACCTGTTCAACTACTACCGGGGTTCGGATTACTGGAATACGGTCACCGGGCCCAATTTGAACAACTATTCTCCCGACAAGAACCTGAAACCCGAGTCAAATACCTACCATAGGATTGCCTCGGGGGTGACGGGCAGGCAGGAGATTACCCTGGAGATTCCAAATCCCCAGTGGACCACCCTTACCCTGGTGGCGAGGTAG